A genomic stretch from Antarcticibacterium flavum includes:
- a CDS encoding AlbA family DNA-binding domain-containing protein gives MKPPNGIHNQKRGGLNRQGLLIAIVLGFAVGIIIIQPLGISLFQYDQSGDTGNWWYLFKNAVGQALGFGDVDQILKNILFGIMGSSLALMFYTRKTIFQLNREKVGITLIRELLDKGENHEVEFKSTLRWDLRQGKVNKALEMVVAKTIAGFMNTEGGHLIIGVDDEGRILGLEQDYGTLKKPGKDGFEQYIMQLVSFNLGTHFCPLAKVTFYQFEEKDICYVRVYKSQKPVYLNLGDRSHFFIRTGNGTRELDMPEALDYMETHLN, from the coding sequence AAGGACTTCTTATTGCTATTGTTTTAGGGTTTGCGGTGGGCATAATCATTATACAGCCATTGGGCATTTCCCTATTCCAGTATGACCAGAGCGGTGATACGGGCAATTGGTGGTATTTGTTCAAAAATGCAGTTGGGCAAGCTCTTGGATTTGGAGATGTGGACCAAATCCTAAAAAATATCCTGTTTGGTATTATGGGAAGCAGTCTCGCCCTGATGTTCTATACAAGAAAAACAATATTTCAACTAAATAGGGAGAAAGTCGGAATAACCTTGATAAGGGAATTATTGGACAAAGGTGAAAACCACGAGGTAGAATTCAAAAGCACCTTGCGGTGGGACCTTCGACAAGGTAAGGTAAACAAAGCCTTGGAAATGGTAGTGGCAAAGACCATTGCGGGATTTATGAATACCGAAGGCGGCCATTTGATTATAGGAGTTGACGATGAAGGCCGTATCCTGGGGCTCGAACAAGATTACGGTACTTTAAAGAAACCGGGCAAGGACGGATTTGAACAGTATATAATGCAGTTGGTGTCCTTCAATTTAGGCACGCATTTTTGCCCTTTGGCAAAGGTGACCTTTTACCAATTTGAAGAAAAGGATATCTGTTATGTAAGGGTCTACAAATCGCAAAAACCAGTGTATTTGAACCTGGGCGACCGTTCTCATTTCTTTATCAGAACTGGGAACGGTACCCGTGAGTTGGATATGCCCGAAGCATTAGATTATATGGAAACACACTTAAATTAA
- a CDS encoding zinc ribbon domain-containing protein, with protein MGFLKHLLRGSYGHHSNKHQRKNNDPRFDEPKVVVRCIKCGKNNPENASFCQHCGEPLGKVKCKSCEEPIPMDAKFCSKCGTEV; from the coding sequence ATGGGATTTTTAAAACATTTATTAAGAGGAAGTTATGGTCATCATTCCAACAAGCATCAACGTAAAAATAATGACCCAAGATTTGATGAACCCAAGGTTGTTGTGAGATGTATAAAATGCGGCAAAAACAATCCTGAAAATGCTTCTTTTTGTCAACATTGTGGCGAGCCTTTAGGTAAAGTAAAATGCAAAAGTTGTGAAGAACCAATACCTATGGATGCAAAATTTTGTTCTAAATGTGGCACTGAAGTATAG